GATTTCCAGATAGACCTGGGCGTTAGCACCTGGGCCAACAAAGAAATGCTGCCGGGTTCTGGAGAAAGTGTGCAGCTGAGAACCTTTGGGTCACGGTATGTAAGCCTCAACTCTAAATGGATGAACCGTCTGGGCAATGAAAACAGCCCGCTCCGTTTACACACTGGCATTACCTTAGACTTCCACAACTATATGTTTGATGACAACACCATGATGGTGAACAACGGAGAGCGCGTAGCCTTTGTACGACCAAATGACATGTCACTGGACAAGAGCAAACTGGCCACTTCTACGCTTACCATTCCGGTTGAACTAGGCTTAGACTTCAGAGACAACCGCGGCAAGTCTAACTTCAGGATTGGGGCCGGTGGATTTGTAGGCTACATGGTTGGCAGCCATACCAAACTTAAATACTCTCAAGACGGAGACACTGAGAAAACCAAAGTGAAAGACGATTTCTACCTCAATGATTTCCAATACGGTCTTTCTGGTTTCATTGGCATCAGAAGCCTGGAATTCTTCGCCAAATATAACCTGAGCGAACTATTTGAAGACGGCAAAGGCCCGCAAGCCAACGCCCTGGCGGTGGGTATCAGAATCATGAAGTTCTAAGGTTACTTAAGACACAAGATTTTAAATGTTGGAATGTAAAAAAGGGAGCTCATGGCTCCCTTTTTTATTGATGCACTTTATTGGTGTTATGGCATATCGTTTTTGGCCTCTTTTCCAGAAAATAACCCAAAAACGGAGGTATAGTGAATCGTCTTGTGGCTTGCGTCTATTAAATATTTCGGTAGAAGTTGTCCAGGAGAATGGCGGTGGCGGTGCCCACGTTCAAGGATTCTGCGCCGCCGCGGCCGGGAATGGTCAGGGGTTGGGTCACCATTTCCATGATTTCTGGCCGTATGCCGTGTGCCTCATTGCCCATGATCAAAACGCCCCCTGGTTTCAAATGAAGGCGATGCACGTTCTGGCCTTGCAAAGCGGCGCCGTACACAGGGGCGTTTTTTGGCCTTTTTTCCAGAAACTCGGGTAAACTAACGTAATGAGGTGTAACTCTGGTGAAAGAGCCCATGGTGGCATTGATCACCTTCTGGTTGTAAAAGTCAGCAGATGTTTCTGAAAGCACAATGGACGTGAGGCCGTACCAGTCCGCAATGCGGATGATGGTGCCCAGGTTGCCGGGGTCGCGTACATCGTCTAACGCTAAAACCAGTTCCTGCTCGTTCCACTGGAAAGGCTGGGCGGATTTCATCTTGGCTATGGCCAGGGCGGCGTTGTTGCTTTCCAGGCTTCCGGCCTTGGCCAGCTCTTCTTCACTGGTTTGCACTACCAGAGAACCTTTTTTGAGAAGAGCGGTATGCTTCTGGAGAAATTTGTCGGTGGCAAAAACGGCTTCTATGTCAAAATCAGATTGCAGCAGTTCTACCACGCTCTTTTCGCCTTCTACCGTGAACGCTTGGTGAAGCCCTCTATATTTCTTTATTTGCAGTGACCTAATGTACTTCAAGTTCCCTTTCGAAATCATATCCTGTCTACGTTTGAAGCTACGATGTTACGTAATCGGGGCGGCATTCACAATGCTGTGCCTATTGGCGGGCTGCTCTCCTACCCGGCACCTGGCTGAAAATGAGAAGCTGCTGCGCCGTATCAAGCTGGAAGGCGTCAAGCAGAACGACAAGGCCGCCATTGCCTCTTTGTACCGCCAGAAGCCCAACCGGCGCGTGCTGGGCATTCCTTTGTACCTGCACCTCTACTACTTAGGCAAGAAGTTCTACAACCCAGACCGCATCCAGCGCGAGATGGAAGAAGAAACCACCGACTTTAACCGTAAGATTGCCCGCGCCGGCAGTGACTCTGTGCACGTAGACAAATTAATTGAGCGCAAAGAGAACAAGCTGGCCAAACTCCAGAACAAAATGGAGAACGGCAACTGGATGATGCGCACCGTGGGCGAACCGCCCGCCATTTTTGACTCTCTGCTGCTGGTAGAATCCGTGGACCAGGTGAAGCTGTATCTCAACTCCAAAGGCTTTTTCCGGAGCGAGGTGACGGCCAGCAAAGAAGAGAAAGACAAAAAAGTATATGTGACCCTGCACATTGACGAGGACGAACCCTTCAAGATTGTGCAACACAGCTATGCCATTCCAGACACCGCCGTGCTGGCCCTGGTAAAATCCTCCCAGGCCAATAGCTTCATCAAACTGCAGCAGAATTTTGAGGAGTCTGTGCTTACCCAGGAACGAAGTAGAATGGAGGGCCTGCTTAAGAACAACGGGTACTATGATTTCAGGCAGCAGTACGTCACGTTTGAGGCAGACACCAGCTATGAGGCCTACAGCGTACGTCTGGTCACGCAGGTGGCTAACCCTACAGACAGTACCGTGCACAAAGTGTACACCATCAACAAAGTATCTTTTATATCTGATGCCGGCACAACGCGCTTCGGTCGTAAGCGGGACACGCTTTTGCTCAACAACGTATATTACCTGGCGTACAGACAGCGGTTTTCTCCCAAGATTCTGGACCGAAAAGTCATCATTCGGCCGGGGCAGAAATACTCCAATGCCAACACTTTGGCCAACCAGCAGCTCTTGTCCAGTCTGGACATGTTCAAGTACACCACCATTAACTACACCAAGCTAGAAGACAGCGTCCAGACCCAAAACAAGCAGGCCCTGTTGGATGCTACCATCAATACCTCACCGCTGCCTAGGTTCCAGGAGACTACGGAATTGGGTGCCACCTTTACGGAACGCGTACCGGGTCCATATACCAGTTTGCGTTTCAGGATCAGGAACATCTTTGGCGGGGCCGAACTCTTTGACATTGGCGTACGGGCCGGCGTAGAGGGACAGCTGCAGATCAGCGATGGTACCGTGGGCCGTAGAACTGAGATTGGTACTGATTTGGGCATTACTTTCCCTCAGTTTCTGGTGCCCTTCAATACCAACAGTATTCTGGTCAGCTACAACCCCAGGACTAGGGTGAGCACCGGCTACACCTACGTTGACCGCAATGAGTACACGCGCACCAATTTCAACGTGTCTCTGGATTACATCTGGCAGAAAAAGAACGTGCACCAGTTCAGCTTCTCGCCGATAGACCTCAACATCATCAGCGTTCCCAGAATAGAGCCCACCTTCCGGGACAATCTGGTGAGCTTAGAAGCCCAGGGCTATCCCCTTTTGCAGAGTTTCAATGATGCTTTCGTATCATCCATCCACTTCACCAGCCTGTATAACACCGCCAATTACAACCAGACCAATGATGCCAAGCTGGTGCGTTTGTTTGTGGAGTCGGGCGGATTTTTGGGTCAATACCTGGCCAAAAGCTTTAAAAGCCTGAACACCTACAAGTTCATGAAGGGCAGCTTTGATTACCGGCGTTACCACCCGCTGGGCAAAAACATGATGTTTGTGTACCGCGGCAATGTGGGACTGGCCAAGCCGATGGGAGGATCACAAATTCTGCCCTATGATAAGTTTTTCTTCGCGGGCGGACCGTCCAGCGTGCGGGCCTGGCTGCCTAGACGTCTGGGGCCTGGTTCCAGCGCTAGTATCAACGTCAGCGGAAACTCGGTGAACTATGACTTTGAAAAGCCAGGTGAGATTCTGATTGAGTTGAATTCTGAATACCGGTTCCGGATGTTCCGTTTTGGTACCACCTCAGTGAACGGCGCGGTCTTTTTGGATGCGGGTAACGTTTGGCTGTTCAAGGAAGGCGCCACTACCCCGGGTTCCATCAACGGTGACCCAGAACCCGACATCATCAGCCAGCCCGGCGCTAAGTTTGAGTTCAACCGCTTTTACCAGGAACTGGCCGTGGGCACAGGCTTTGGTGTACGTTTTGACTTTGGGTTTGCCATCCTGCGCTTTGACATTGCCACCAAAGTCCATGACCCCGCCCGCGCCAAGGGAGACCGCTTTGTACTTGGTGACTTCAACCCCAACAAAGTCATCGGCAACAGTAACCAGACCACTTTTAACTTGGGCATTGGCTATCCGTTTTAGGAGCGTTATTCGTTGTCAGGGGGAATGGATTGTTTTTGTTGAATGCTGATTGCTGATTGTTGTAAACTACTTAGTCGGTTAATAGCGAAATAGAAGAAGCCGTTTTTAGCCCGTTTTCTGGAAAACAGGCCAAAAACGGCTTCTTACTTGGCACCCACCTTATCGTAGGTTTTTGAGTGGTCTTCTGGTTGAAATCTTAATTTGAATAACAATCAACAACCCCGAATAACGAATAACCTACAACGAATCTAGTAATCTAACAGGTCCTGCAAAGAAGCAAGTACTTTGTCTGCGTTGGGAAGCATCATTTTCTCCAGTTCCACATTGAGAGGAATAGCAGGAAGGTTTTCGGCGCCTAAGGTGAACACGGGGGCGTCTAGGCGTTGGAAGCATTCTCTGGAGATGCGGCCTGCCAAAGACTCGGCGAAGGAGTTCATCAAAGGTTCTTCCGTTAATACCAACACTTTGCCATGAAGTTCCACAGAGGCTACCACGGTTTCCCAGTCCAGCGGGTTCAAGGTGCGCAAATCCACAATTTCTACTGACCCAGACAATTCTTTGCTGGCGGCTTTTGCCCAGTAAACACCCATACCGTAGGTAATAACCGTCACAGTGGTACCGTTGCGCAGTTGTTCTGGGCTGGCTTGTTGGACTACGTTGGCTTTGCCCAATGGTAAGATATAGTCAGCGTCTGGTTCAAAGGTTTTGGCGTCCTCGGTGCCCGGTACTTTTGACCAATACAGGCCTTTGTGCTCCAGCATCACCACGGGATTCGGGTCCAGGAAGGCGGCTTTCATCAAGCCTTTCATGTCAGCGGCGTTGCTTGGGTACACCACTTTAATGCCCCGGATGTTCAAGAGCGTAGACTCAATGCTGCCTGAGTGGTATGGTCCGCCCCCGCCATACGCACCAATAGGAACGCGAATCAAGGACTGTATAGGGAATTTGCCCATGCTCAGGTAACAGCTTTTAGAGAGTTCCTCCACCAACTGGTTGATGCCCGGCCAGATATAATCCGCGAACTGTATCTCCACAATCGGCTTGGCCCCCACCGCAGACATGCCTGCCGTAGACCCAACGATGTAGGCTTCTTGGATAGGCGTGTTGAACACACGGTTATCGCCGTATTTTTTGGCCAGCAAGGCAGCCTCCCTAAACACGCCACCTAGTTCACCGCCCACATCCTGGCCATAAAACAAAGCCTCTGGGTACTGCTTTAAAATATCATCTACGGCATGCAGGGCGGCATCTACCATGGTCGTTTTCTCAGCGCCCGCCGGATTTCTGTTGCCTTTTTCTTCAATGATGGGCGTTGGGGCGAACTCATGCAGGTTGAACGTGGCTGGGTCTGGGTTGGCAGCAGCCAGGGCTTGCTCATATTGGGCCTGCACTTCTTGCTCCACCTCTTGCACCATCTGCTCTAAGTCTGCTTCGGTGTAGCCAATTTCCAGTAACAAATTGCCCAGTTTTGGAAGCGGGTCCTGGAGGGAATGTTGGTTTAGGTTATCGCCGCGGTACCATTCTCTTCTTACCCCCGAAGTATGGTGACCCAGCAAAGGACATTTGGCGTGCACCAACACCGGGCGGCGCTCAGTGCGCACAATTCTGAACGCCTCTTCCATGCCCAGGTAAGAGTCTACAAAGTCAGATCCGTCTACGCGCAGTCGCTCCATTCCTTTGAACCCGGCGGCATACTCGTATGCGTCCATGGCGCGCATTTCTTCACCAGTCGCCGAGATGCCCCAATCGTTGTCCTGCACCAGGTAAATGATGGGCAGCTTCTTCAAGACCGCCATTTGGAACGCCTCGGCCACTTCGCCTTCGGTCACTGAACCATCGCCTAAGGAACAAAGCGCTACTCTGCCTTCTTCCACATTCTCCAGGCCTTGTGATTCTAAGTAAGCCAGCGCGTGGGCCATGCCCGTTGCCGGGATGGCCTGCATGCCCGTAGCCGAACTTTGGTGAGGAATAACCGGAAACCCCTCGCGGCGCAAGGACGGGTGTCCGTAATAGGTGCGGCCGCCGCTGAACGGGTCGTCGCGCTTGGCCATGAGTTGCAGCATGAGCTCATAGGGCTGCAAGCCCAGGCCTAGTAAAATAGACTCGTCTCTATAATAAACTGACAGGAAATCTCTGGGAGTTAAATGACAGGCAGTAGCCAATTGAATGGCCTCATGACCCCTAGAAGTGCTATGCACGTACTTACTACAGATGGCTTTATTTTCTTCATACAAGTGAGCCATGGTTTTGGCCGTGAGCATGAGTTTGTAAGCGTTTACCAGAATCTGTTGATCAACCTTCACAGAAAAATCTACCGGGGTGGGCTCCATAAGCTAACATTTGTTTGCCTACCAAAGTACGAAATATAGCACAGATAAGAAAATAGCCGGCAGCCGGATTCGGGGAAGAATGGATTATAGGCTACTTTTGTGAAAACACGTTAAAAACGCGACCGACCTATCTCGATGAAAGAAGAAATACAGAAATGGTTTAAGAATTTTCAGGAGCGGCTGTGCCAGAGCCTGGAGGAGTGTGACGGTATTGCCAAGTTCCAGGAGGACGTCTGGGACAGACCAGGTGGTGGCGGCGGTGCTGCAAGAGTCATCCAGAATGGTGCCGTGTTTGAGAAAGGCGGCGTCAACTTCTCAGCGGTAGAAGGTGTGTTGCATGAAAGAGCCGCAAAAGCTTTGTTGATGCCAGATCCGCACTTTTTTGCCACAGGTGTTTCAGTGGTCATTCACCCGGAGAACCCGCACGTGCCCATCACGCACATGAACGTGCGGTACTTTGAGGCGGGCAACGGCGAGGCCTGGTTTGGCGGCGGCATTGACCTCACACCCATCTATGTGTATGAAGACCAGGGTAAATTCTTTCATCAGCAGCTTAAAGATACCTGTGACCGTTTTCAAGCCAGCTACTATCCAGAATTCAAGCAGTGGGCCGATGACTATTTTTACATTCCGCACCGCGAAGAAACCCGCGGCATTGGAGGCATCTTCTTTGACCGCCTAACGCCAAAGGAAAATATTTCCCTTGAGGACCGTTTTGCCTTTGTGCAGGCCGTGGCAGATACGTTTGCGCCTACCTATACCCAGATTGTGAACTTCAACCGAGACAAGCCTTACAGTCCCCAGGAAAAAGAATGGCAGCTGATCAGGCGCGGCCGCTACGCCGAGTTCAACCTGGTCAATGACCGTGGCACCAAGTTCGGGCTGGAGACGAACGGCCGCACCGAGTCCATCTTGATGAGCCTTCCTCCCCTTGCCAGTTGGCACTACAGCCACGCTCCGGCCGTGGGTACCCCAGAGGCCAAGTCACTGGCCTGCTTTACCAAAGGAATTGACTGGGTGAACTTGCATACCGCCCATGGATAAGCTTAAATCACTGGACCAGGCGCTTTTCCTGGAGCTGAACGGCCGGCATTCCCCGTTTTGGGATACCATCATGACCATGGTGTCCAACAAGTATGTGTGGTTTCCGTTTTACGCCATGCTGATCATCTTACTGATCTATTTTTATAGAAGGAAAGGGGCTTTAATGGTGCTGTCACTGGCCGCCAGTGTGGGTTTGGCAGATTTTGTGTCTTCTGGCATCTTCAAGCCATTTTTTGAGAGACTGCGCCCGTGTCATGAGGCTGTGATTGGCGCCACTGTGCATGTGGTAGACGGGTGCGGCGGGCGTTACGGATTTGTATCTTCGCACGCGGCCAACTCTTTTGCCATTGTGGTGTTTTTGTGCCTCATCTTGCCCGGTAGACATTTGTGGCTAAAGATAGCCTTGCTGGTCTGGGCCTTCTTGATTTCCTATAGCCGTATTTACCTGGGCGTGCATTACCCCGGAGACATTACCGTAGGCGCAGCCATTGGCATATTCACGGGTTGGCTGGGCGTGTACGTGTACAAACTGCTCACGCAGCGCTACCCTTTCTGGACGGCGTAAAATACACCTACTCACATTATGATACCGTTTTTGGCCTGTTTTCTGGAAAACAGGCCAAAAACGGTTCTTTTATTTTTGCAGCAGACGCGCCACGTATTTACCAATGATGTCAAACTC
The nucleotide sequence above comes from Nibribacter ruber. Encoded proteins:
- a CDS encoding outer membrane beta-barrel protein; amino-acid sequence: MKRMYALLPAIMMAAAIALPSRAESKVALQPAAQDTLIMKLKNNSQVLVVVKDLKDLKSIKNMNLDSLVSLLDKHTTEIERAGAAANEKPVTITVDGDSGNGTEEINITISQDSKEGRQVIKKEIKNVKIDVSVDGDEDESTLKVNVGKDDDDDDDDDEKEKPRNPKHGYDFQIDLGVSTWANKEMLPGSGESVQLRTFGSRYVSLNSKWMNRLGNENSPLRLHTGITLDFHNYMFDDNTMMVNNGERVAFVRPNDMSLDKSKLATSTLTIPVELGLDFRDNRGKSNFRIGAGGFVGYMVGSHTKLKYSQDGDTEKTKVKDDFYLNDFQYGLSGFIGIRSLEFFAKYNLSELFEDGKGPQANALAVGIRIMKF
- a CDS encoding TrmH family RNA methyltransferase; this encodes MISKGNLKYIRSLQIKKYRGLHQAFTVEGEKSVVELLQSDFDIEAVFATDKFLQKHTALLKKGSLVVQTSEEELAKAGSLESNNAALAIAKMKSAQPFQWNEQELVLALDDVRDPGNLGTIIRIADWYGLTSIVLSETSADFYNQKVINATMGSFTRVTPHYVSLPEFLEKRPKNAPVYGAALQGQNVHRLHLKPGGVLIMGNEAHGIRPEIMEMVTQPLTIPGRGGAESLNVGTATAILLDNFYRNI
- the tamL gene encoding translocation and assembly module lipoprotein TamL, with product MLCLLAGCSPTRHLAENEKLLRRIKLEGVKQNDKAAIASLYRQKPNRRVLGIPLYLHLYYLGKKFYNPDRIQREMEEETTDFNRKIARAGSDSVHVDKLIERKENKLAKLQNKMENGNWMMRTVGEPPAIFDSLLLVESVDQVKLYLNSKGFFRSEVTASKEEKDKKVYVTLHIDEDEPFKIVQHSYAIPDTAVLALVKSSQANSFIKLQQNFEESVLTQERSRMEGLLKNNGYYDFRQQYVTFEADTSYEAYSVRLVTQVANPTDSTVHKVYTINKVSFISDAGTTRFGRKRDTLLLNNVYYLAYRQRFSPKILDRKVIIRPGQKYSNANTLANQQLLSSLDMFKYTTINYTKLEDSVQTQNKQALLDATINTSPLPRFQETTELGATFTERVPGPYTSLRFRIRNIFGGAELFDIGVRAGVEGQLQISDGTVGRRTEIGTDLGITFPQFLVPFNTNSILVSYNPRTRVSTGYTYVDRNEYTRTNFNVSLDYIWQKKNVHQFSFSPIDLNIISVPRIEPTFRDNLVSLEAQGYPLLQSFNDAFVSSIHFTSLYNTANYNQTNDAKLVRLFVESGGFLGQYLAKSFKSLNTYKFMKGSFDYRRYHPLGKNMMFVYRGNVGLAKPMGGSQILPYDKFFFAGGPSSVRAWLPRRLGPGSSASINVSGNSVNYDFEKPGEILIELNSEYRFRMFRFGTTSVNGAVFLDAGNVWLFKEGATTPGSINGDPEPDIISQPGAKFEFNRFYQELAVGTGFGVRFDFGFAILRFDIATKVHDPARAKGDRFVLGDFNPNKVIGNSNQTTFNLGIGYPF
- a CDS encoding alpha-ketoacid dehydrogenase subunit alpha/beta produces the protein MEPTPVDFSVKVDQQILVNAYKLMLTAKTMAHLYEENKAICSKYVHSTSRGHEAIQLATACHLTPRDFLSVYYRDESILLGLGLQPYELMLQLMAKRDDPFSGGRTYYGHPSLRREGFPVIPHQSSATGMQAIPATGMAHALAYLESQGLENVEEGRVALCSLGDGSVTEGEVAEAFQMAVLKKLPIIYLVQDNDWGISATGEEMRAMDAYEYAAGFKGMERLRVDGSDFVDSYLGMEEAFRIVRTERRPVLVHAKCPLLGHHTSGVRREWYRGDNLNQHSLQDPLPKLGNLLLEIGYTEADLEQMVQEVEQEVQAQYEQALAAANPDPATFNLHEFAPTPIIEEKGNRNPAGAEKTTMVDAALHAVDDILKQYPEALFYGQDVGGELGGVFREAALLAKKYGDNRVFNTPIQEAYIVGSTAGMSAVGAKPIVEIQFADYIWPGINQLVEELSKSCYLSMGKFPIQSLIRVPIGAYGGGGPYHSGSIESTLLNIRGIKVVYPSNAADMKGLMKAAFLDPNPVVMLEHKGLYWSKVPGTEDAKTFEPDADYILPLGKANVVQQASPEQLRNGTTVTVITYGMGVYWAKAASKELSGSVEIVDLRTLNPLDWETVVASVELHGKVLVLTEEPLMNSFAESLAGRISRECFQRLDAPVFTLGAENLPAIPLNVELEKMMLPNADKVLASLQDLLDY
- the hemF gene encoding oxygen-dependent coproporphyrinogen oxidase, with product MKEEIQKWFKNFQERLCQSLEECDGIAKFQEDVWDRPGGGGGAARVIQNGAVFEKGGVNFSAVEGVLHERAAKALLMPDPHFFATGVSVVIHPENPHVPITHMNVRYFEAGNGEAWFGGGIDLTPIYVYEDQGKFFHQQLKDTCDRFQASYYPEFKQWADDYFYIPHREETRGIGGIFFDRLTPKENISLEDRFAFVQAVADTFAPTYTQIVNFNRDKPYSPQEKEWQLIRRGRYAEFNLVNDRGTKFGLETNGRTESILMSLPPLASWHYSHAPAVGTPEAKSLACFTKGIDWVNLHTAHG
- a CDS encoding phosphatase PAP2 family protein; protein product: MDKLKSLDQALFLELNGRHSPFWDTIMTMVSNKYVWFPFYAMLIILLIYFYRRKGALMVLSLAASVGLADFVSSGIFKPFFERLRPCHEAVIGATVHVVDGCGGRYGFVSSHAANSFAIVVFLCLILPGRHLWLKIALLVWAFLISYSRIYLGVHYPGDITVGAAIGIFTGWLGVYVYKLLTQRYPFWTA